A genomic segment from Vibrio panuliri encodes:
- a CDS encoding DMT family transporter — protein sequence MQYLGEISALSAAAVWAIATWIYGQFSHQFSALQLNIIKGCIASIMMALVLPIAVTIPSELSTHHLAILAVSGIIGIAIGDSAYFAALKRIGANKTLLLESLAPPLSGILALVFIGSVLPLQSWFGVLITTIAVTFVILQPNADNSSQINWSGIGFGLLASVCQASGVVISHYALVAGDLPPLLGALIRLTVGVLAVVAIIIFVENKPFRKILDNFRQLTQKAFLTLLLAIFVGTFLALWLQQSALKYASPAVAQTIIATSPLFMLGICALKGERVTLKSLLGTLAAIGGISLFFIK from the coding sequence TTGCAATACTTAGGCGAGATCTCTGCCCTGTCAGCAGCGGCAGTATGGGCAATTGCGACATGGATTTATGGGCAGTTCAGCCACCAGTTTTCAGCGCTGCAACTCAATATAATAAAAGGTTGCATAGCCTCTATTATGATGGCGCTCGTCTTGCCTATCGCGGTCACCATACCTAGTGAGCTATCGACTCATCATTTAGCCATACTCGCCGTATCCGGTATTATCGGCATTGCAATTGGTGATAGCGCATACTTTGCTGCGTTAAAAAGAATTGGCGCCAACAAAACCCTACTTTTAGAGTCGCTCGCCCCTCCTTTGTCAGGCATTCTCGCATTGGTGTTTATTGGTAGTGTGTTGCCTTTGCAGAGCTGGTTTGGCGTTTTGATTACCACTATCGCAGTAACATTCGTTATCTTGCAGCCGAACGCTGATAACAGCAGCCAAATTAACTGGAGTGGAATTGGATTTGGCCTACTGGCAAGTGTTTGCCAAGCCTCTGGCGTTGTGATTTCTCACTATGCACTTGTTGCGGGAGATCTACCTCCGCTACTTGGAGCCCTAATACGCCTCACTGTCGGTGTGCTCGCGGTGGTCGCGATCATTATTTTTGTGGAAAATAAGCCCTTTCGTAAAATACTCGATAACTTTAGGCAGTTGACTCAAAAAGCGTTTCTAACACTCCTGTTGGCTATTTTTGTCGGTACCTTCCTCGCGTTGTGGCTTCAACAATCGGCGCTGAAATATGCCAGTCCAGCTGTCGCACAAACAATCATTGCCACCAGCCCACTCTTTATGCTTGGCATTTGTGCACTAAAAGGGGAAAGAGTCACCCTCAAAAGTCTACTGGGAACACTCGCTGCTATTGGCGGCATCTCCCTGTTTTTCATTAAATAG
- a CDS encoding CoA-acylating methylmalonate-semialdehyde dehydrogenase gives MTERVKQYINGEFASSQSEQWVAVTNPASNDVIAEVPCATESEMNAAIASAAKVFQTWKEVAAPERARLMLRYQHILKENHDKIAILLSSETGKTLADAKGDVWRGIEVVEQAANICSAMMGETVENVATGIDGYSYVQPLGVCAGITPFNFPAMIPLWMFPMAIACGNTFVLKPSEQVPLTAMLLAELFEKAGAPKGVLQIVHGKKEQVDFILTDPRVRTISFVGSVSVGEYIYKTGTDNLKRVQSFAGAKNHMVIMPDANKQQVINNLVGASVGAAGQRCMAISVAVFVGETKQWIPELKEALAQVQPGAWDDEQAGYGPLISPQAKQRVVNLINEGKAAGANCLLDGSDCQVAGLPNGNWVGPTLFSNVTTEMSIYTEEIFGPVLLTMEAEDLDEAIALVNSSPFGNGTSIFTANGAAARKYQHNIEVGNVGINVPIPVPLPFFSFTGWKGSFYGDLHAYGKQAVRFFTETKTVTARWFDDDIPSGPNMTIQLK, from the coding sequence ATGACAGAAAGAGTAAAGCAATATATCAATGGTGAGTTTGCCAGTTCTCAATCCGAACAATGGGTGGCAGTGACGAACCCAGCAAGCAATGACGTGATCGCAGAAGTGCCATGTGCGACTGAGTCAGAAATGAATGCTGCCATTGCCAGTGCTGCGAAAGTGTTTCAAACGTGGAAGGAAGTCGCGGCACCAGAACGTGCTCGATTAATGCTCCGTTATCAACATATTCTCAAAGAGAATCACGACAAAATTGCCATTTTATTGTCCAGTGAAACGGGCAAAACCCTCGCGGATGCGAAAGGTGATGTCTGGCGGGGTATTGAAGTGGTGGAGCAAGCCGCCAATATTTGTAGCGCGATGATGGGCGAAACTGTTGAAAATGTTGCAACAGGGATCGACGGTTACTCTTATGTCCAACCTCTTGGTGTGTGCGCGGGGATCACCCCGTTTAACTTTCCTGCAATGATTCCGTTATGGATGTTCCCAATGGCTATTGCGTGTGGCAATACCTTCGTGCTGAAGCCTTCAGAGCAAGTGCCGTTAACTGCAATGCTATTGGCTGAGTTGTTTGAGAAAGCGGGTGCACCGAAAGGTGTGCTGCAGATCGTCCATGGTAAGAAAGAGCAAGTGGACTTTATTCTTACGGATCCAAGAGTGCGTACTATCTCGTTCGTCGGATCGGTATCTGTTGGTGAATATATCTATAAAACAGGGACTGATAATCTCAAACGTGTGCAGTCTTTTGCCGGCGCCAAGAATCACATGGTAATTATGCCTGACGCCAATAAACAGCAAGTGATCAACAATCTAGTCGGCGCTTCAGTTGGGGCTGCAGGACAGCGTTGTATGGCAATCTCTGTTGCGGTTTTCGTTGGAGAAACCAAACAATGGATACCAGAGCTTAAGGAGGCGTTAGCTCAAGTTCAACCGGGAGCATGGGATGACGAGCAAGCTGGTTATGGACCTTTGATTAGTCCACAAGCTAAGCAACGTGTGGTGAACTTAATTAACGAAGGCAAAGCGGCAGGCGCGAACTGTCTCTTGGATGGTTCAGATTGCCAAGTTGCTGGCTTGCCAAACGGAAATTGGGTTGGTCCGACACTGTTTAGCAATGTAACGACAGAGATGTCTATTTATACCGAGGAGATCTTTGGCCCGGTATTGCTCACCATGGAAGCGGAAGATCTTGATGAAGCGATCGCTCTGGTAAATTCGAGTCCGTTTGGTAATGGTACCTCAATCTTTACTGCCAATGGTGCTGCGGCACGTAAGTATCAGCACAACATAGAAGTGGGGAATGTTGGTATCAACGTTCCGATCCCCGTGCCACTGCCGTTTTTCTCATTTACTGGTTGGAAGGGGAGTTTCTATGGTGATTTACACGCCTATGGTAAGCAAGCGGTGCGCTTTTTTACTGAAACCAAAACGGTCACAGCGCGCTGGTTCGATGACGACATTCCAAGCGGTCCAAATATGACGATTCAACTTAAATAA
- a CDS encoding SDR family oxidoreductase: MELANKVIAVTGASHGLGRQIAISLAANGVNLALIDLEIAELEQTIEACLQHGVSARGYQANVTDEGQVVATFQRIEADFNQLNGLVNNAGIMRDGLFVKLKDGQMTAMSLEQFQSVMDVNVTGSFLCGREAAKTMLNTDSKGVLINISSVARAGNIGQTNYSASKAAVAAMATVWAKELGRYGIRSMAIAPGVIKTAMTDQIKPQAMERLISMVPVGRLGQASEIASTVKYIFENDFLTGRVIEIDGGIRM; this comes from the coding sequence ATGGAGTTAGCGAACAAAGTCATTGCGGTTACTGGCGCAAGTCATGGGCTGGGGCGCCAAATAGCGATTTCATTAGCCGCCAATGGCGTCAACCTAGCTCTGATTGATCTTGAAATAGCAGAGTTGGAGCAAACGATCGAAGCGTGCCTTCAGCATGGAGTGAGTGCGCGCGGATACCAAGCAAACGTTACGGACGAAGGGCAGGTTGTCGCAACATTTCAGCGAATTGAAGCGGATTTTAACCAACTAAATGGGTTGGTAAACAACGCAGGGATTATGCGTGATGGACTGTTTGTAAAGCTCAAAGATGGGCAAATGACGGCGATGTCGCTAGAGCAATTTCAGTCAGTGATGGATGTGAATGTAACCGGCAGTTTTTTGTGTGGACGCGAGGCGGCTAAGACAATGCTTAATACTGATAGCAAAGGGGTGCTGATCAATATTTCTAGCGTCGCGCGGGCGGGAAATATCGGGCAAACCAATTACTCAGCATCGAAAGCTGCAGTAGCGGCGATGGCAACGGTATGGGCAAAGGAACTCGGTCGCTACGGCATCCGTTCTATGGCCATCGCACCAGGGGTGATAAAAACTGCGATGACAGATCAAATCAAACCGCAAGCCATGGAACGGCTGATCTCAATGGTGCCCGTCGGCCGTTTAGGTCAGGCATCGGAAATCGCTTCGACGGTTAAGTACATATTTGAAAATGATTTCTTAACAGGTCGCGTGATTGAAATCGATGGTGGGATACGAATGTAA
- the mmsB gene encoding 3-hydroxyisobutyrate dehydrogenase has product MNKITFIGLGNMGTPMAKNLLKAGLQVEVFDLNPNATLELTEMGATSASSLQQAVIGADVVITMLPAGQHVQSVYLGPNGVLESAEEGTLLIDSSTIDPATARQVATQANEHGLAFVDAPVSGGVAGAGAGTLTFIVGGSDESFAQARDILQHMGKNIFHAGDAGSGQVAKICNNMMLGILMSGTCEALNLGIDNGLDPKVLSDIMLQSSGRNWALELYNPCPNVMETAPASNGYQGGFMTQLMAKDLGLAMEAAVASHSSTPMGSVARNLFNIHSSQGNGNKDFSSLFEFYQQQSKG; this is encoded by the coding sequence ATGAACAAAATTACCTTTATTGGTCTTGGTAACATGGGAACACCCATGGCTAAGAATCTGTTGAAAGCAGGATTACAGGTTGAAGTGTTTGACCTGAATCCGAACGCGACTTTAGAGCTAACAGAAATGGGTGCGACGAGCGCAAGTTCTTTACAGCAAGCGGTCATCGGTGCTGACGTTGTGATTACCATGCTACCAGCAGGCCAACACGTACAAAGCGTTTACTTGGGCCCTAACGGGGTACTGGAGAGTGCCGAAGAAGGGACACTTTTGATCGACTCTTCGACCATCGACCCAGCGACAGCACGCCAAGTCGCGACGCAGGCAAATGAACACGGCCTTGCTTTTGTTGATGCTCCGGTTTCAGGCGGGGTTGCAGGGGCAGGGGCCGGCACTCTTACGTTTATTGTTGGTGGAAGCGACGAGAGCTTTGCTCAGGCGAGGGATATCCTACAACACATGGGTAAAAACATTTTTCATGCTGGCGATGCAGGATCTGGGCAAGTAGCAAAGATCTGTAACAACATGATGTTGGGCATTTTAATGAGTGGGACTTGCGAGGCGCTTAATTTGGGGATCGACAATGGATTAGACCCGAAAGTATTGTCCGATATTATGCTCCAGAGTTCCGGGCGCAACTGGGCGCTAGAACTCTATAATCCATGCCCTAATGTTATGGAGACCGCTCCGGCGAGTAACGGCTATCAAGGTGGATTTATGACGCAGTTGATGGCAAAAGATCTGGGGTTAGCCATGGAAGCGGCAGTGGCAAGTCATTCGTCCACACCAATGGGGAGTGTTGCCCGCAATCTTTTTAACATTCACTCTAGTCAAGGTAACGGGAACAAAGATTTTTCTAGTTTGTTTGAGTTTTATCAGCAACAGTCAAAAGGCTAA
- a CDS encoding thiolase family protein, translating into MNRQTWIVGAKRTPIGAFQGMFAHTDVTELGACAIRAALAESQLPADTVNEVFIGCVLPAGVGQAPARQASLKADIPYSAGCTTLNKVCGSGMKAAMLAHDLIQAGSADVVVAGGMENMSASPYILPNARQGFRLGHDQVLDHMFYDGLQDSYQGELMGVFAEQTAQRFQFSRQSMDDWATQSLKRAKHAIDQGLFKQEITPVTVKLKQSTETYQEDQQPSQLDAAKIPTLRPAFAKEGAVTAANSSSISDGASAMVLVSSTFAKQHQLQPLAKVHAHTTHAREPQEFTIAPVYAIEKLLDKLGWDKSDVDLWEINEAFAVVTQHAVKTLELDPAKVNVRGGACALGHPIGASGNRIIVTLLHALKQTGGKRGIASLCIGGGEATAIAIEID; encoded by the coding sequence ATGAATCGTCAAACATGGATTGTTGGGGCAAAAAGAACACCTATCGGCGCTTTTCAAGGTATGTTTGCTCACACCGATGTGACTGAATTAGGTGCTTGTGCCATCCGCGCTGCACTTGCGGAGAGTCAACTGCCTGCTGATACCGTCAATGAAGTGTTTATCGGTTGTGTATTGCCAGCTGGTGTCGGTCAAGCTCCTGCGCGTCAGGCAAGTTTAAAGGCAGATATCCCTTATAGTGCGGGCTGTACGACGTTAAATAAAGTATGTGGTTCAGGTATGAAGGCCGCAATGCTTGCGCATGATTTGATTCAAGCAGGCAGTGCGGACGTTGTTGTTGCGGGCGGTATGGAAAACATGTCTGCTTCTCCTTATATATTGCCAAACGCGCGACAAGGTTTTCGTCTTGGTCACGATCAGGTGTTAGATCATATGTTTTATGACGGTCTGCAAGATTCCTATCAAGGTGAATTAATGGGCGTTTTTGCTGAGCAGACGGCGCAACGTTTCCAGTTCAGCCGTCAGAGCATGGATGATTGGGCTACTCAATCGCTTAAGCGCGCTAAACACGCGATTGATCAGGGGTTGTTTAAGCAAGAAATTACCCCGGTAACGGTCAAGCTCAAGCAATCCACTGAAACGTATCAAGAAGATCAGCAGCCAAGCCAATTGGATGCGGCAAAAATTCCTACTCTAAGACCAGCATTTGCCAAAGAAGGCGCGGTGACCGCGGCAAACTCAAGCTCCATTTCTGATGGTGCATCAGCCATGGTGCTAGTGAGTAGCACTTTTGCGAAACAACATCAGTTGCAACCCCTCGCCAAAGTTCATGCTCATACAACACATGCCAGAGAGCCACAGGAGTTCACCATCGCGCCCGTGTATGCAATCGAAAAATTGTTAGACAAGTTGGGGTGGGATAAGTCGGATGTCGATTTATGGGAGATTAATGAGGCTTTTGCTGTGGTCACTCAACATGCAGTCAAAACGTTGGAGTTGGATCCTGCAAAGGTGAATGTTCGTGGTGGTGCATGTGCTTTAGGTCATCCTATCGGAGCAAGCGGAAACCGGATCATTGTTACCTTACTGCACGCACTTAAGCAGACTGGTGGCAAACGTGGCATTGCCTCTTTGTGTATAGGAGGCGGTGAAGCTACCGCCATTGCGATTGAGATCGACTAA
- a CDS encoding DUF2999 family protein has translation MNPILAMLKEHNISDEQIKALFEALTQNPLAAMATISQLGLPQDKLQLLMGQVMQNPALIKEAVNELGLDFAKVEAAKEQLKK, from the coding sequence ATGAACCCTATTCTTGCGATGCTCAAAGAACACAACATTAGTGACGAGCAAATCAAAGCGCTTTTTGAAGCATTAACTCAAAACCCATTGGCGGCGATGGCAACGATCTCTCAACTTGGATTGCCACAAGATAAGTTGCAGTTATTGATGGGGCAGGTCATGCAAAATCCTGCGTTGATCAAGGAAGCTGTTAATGAATTGGGCTTGGATTTCGCTAAAGTAGAAGCGGCGAAAGAACAGCTTAAAAAATAA
- a CDS encoding enoyl-CoA hydratase — MTELIKLERTDHIAQVTINNPPANTWTLASLKHLKSLALELSQDRTIYALVITGQGSKFFSAGADLNTFASGDKSQALDMAFAFGEAFEALSAFDGVTIAAINGYAMGGGLEVALACDIRIVEQQAQLALPEASVGLLPCAGGTQNLTALVGEGWAKRMILCGERVDALTAERIGLAEQVVETGEALKVAMSLASQVAKQSPSSVSACKTLIQNHRTNTHAAGLVLERELFMQLFNTNDQQEGVNAFLQKRAPNWTNS, encoded by the coding sequence ATGACAGAATTGATCAAACTCGAGAGAACCGATCATATCGCCCAGGTGACGATTAACAATCCTCCCGCCAACACATGGACACTAGCGTCGCTAAAGCATCTAAAATCGCTTGCATTAGAGCTGAGTCAAGATCGCACCATTTATGCTTTAGTTATCACCGGACAGGGGAGCAAGTTTTTTTCAGCGGGCGCGGACTTAAATACCTTTGCTTCTGGTGATAAATCGCAGGCATTGGATATGGCGTTCGCTTTTGGTGAGGCATTTGAGGCGTTGTCGGCTTTTGATGGGGTGACGATAGCAGCAATTAACGGTTATGCGATGGGAGGCGGCTTAGAAGTCGCGCTCGCGTGCGATATTCGAATTGTTGAACAGCAAGCGCAACTGGCGCTCCCCGAAGCTTCTGTAGGTTTACTTCCTTGTGCTGGAGGTACGCAAAACTTGACCGCTTTGGTTGGAGAAGGATGGGCAAAACGGATGATTTTGTGTGGCGAGCGAGTTGATGCATTGACCGCAGAGCGTATTGGGTTGGCTGAACAAGTCGTTGAGACTGGCGAAGCACTCAAGGTGGCGATGTCGCTTGCAAGTCAAGTTGCGAAGCAATCGCCTAGTTCGGTGAGTGCTTGTAAAACGTTAATTCAGAATCACCGAACGAATACGCATGCCGCAGGGTTGGTGTTAGAGCGAGAGTTATTTATGCAACTGTTTAATACCAACGATCAACAAGAAGGCGTTAACGCGTTTTTGCAAAAACGTGCACCTAACTGGACCAACAGTTAA
- a CDS encoding enoyl-CoA hydratase/isomerase family protein: MTGMVNFSHQHCRDGSVIGIAELCNPSSLNALDYQMIEQLYHQLLQWQDDENIVAVMLHGHGEKAFCAGGDVQAMYRALETKEQDFEHAFDVTADFFTLEYRCDFLIHTYRKPIIAWGHGYLMGGGVGLFMGASHRVVDSNTRFAMPEVKIGLYPDVGGTYFLSQIPQHLALFIALTACQINASDMQALGLSEWIIDATDKHSVLDQLSQIEWKQQHDVEMTISSVLSHRHHSEDIPGWLMSHSSVIEQVCQGDLEQIVSAIGQIDTEDKWLRSAQKTTAYASPLSLHLCYQQLTQYHDLTLKECFELEFGLTLRCGLEGDFREGVRALLVDKTNQPKWLHANVSEVTPQELARFFSPINSPQYPLTNRNDVSVIL; the protein is encoded by the coding sequence ATGACAGGTATGGTTAATTTCTCTCATCAACACTGCCGTGACGGTTCCGTGATTGGCATAGCTGAGCTTTGTAATCCTTCGTCGCTTAATGCTCTTGACTATCAAATGATTGAGCAACTCTACCACCAACTGCTTCAATGGCAAGACGATGAAAATATTGTCGCTGTTATGTTACACGGTCACGGAGAAAAAGCATTTTGTGCAGGTGGTGATGTTCAAGCGATGTATCGCGCGTTAGAGACCAAAGAGCAGGATTTTGAGCATGCTTTTGACGTGACTGCCGACTTCTTTACGTTGGAGTACCGTTGTGACTTTCTGATCCACACGTATAGAAAACCTATCATCGCGTGGGGACACGGATATTTAATGGGCGGTGGTGTCGGGCTGTTTATGGGGGCGAGTCATCGCGTCGTTGATTCCAATACTCGTTTCGCAATGCCGGAAGTAAAAATTGGCCTCTATCCTGATGTTGGCGGTACCTATTTCCTAAGCCAGATCCCTCAACACTTGGCACTGTTTATTGCCCTAACAGCTTGCCAAATCAATGCATCTGATATGCAAGCGCTAGGCTTGAGTGAATGGATAATTGATGCCACTGACAAGCACAGTGTGCTTGATCAACTGAGTCAAATTGAGTGGAAACAACAACATGATGTTGAGATGACCATTTCGTCGGTATTAAGTCATCGTCATCATAGTGAGGATATCCCCGGATGGTTGATGTCTCATTCATCAGTCATTGAACAGGTTTGCCAAGGTGATTTAGAGCAAATTGTCAGTGCGATTGGACAAATCGACACCGAGGACAAATGGTTACGTAGTGCGCAAAAGACTACCGCCTATGCGAGTCCATTGTCGTTGCACCTCTGCTACCAACAACTGACGCAGTATCATGACCTAACACTAAAAGAATGCTTTGAGTTGGAGTTCGGATTAACTTTGCGTTGCGGACTGGAAGGTGATTTTCGCGAAGGGGTGCGAGCGTTGTTGGTGGACAAAACCAATCAACCTAAGTGGCTGCACGCGAATGTTTCCGAAGTGACCCCGCAAGAGCTGGCTCGCTTCTTTTCTCCGATAAATTCTCCTCAATACCCGCTCACAAACAGAAATGACGTCAGTGTGATTTTATAA
- a CDS encoding NUDIX hydrolase, producing the protein MGKVIDKLAWITIKDGKFLAVRSQGKELFYLPGGKRELGESDEQALVREIKEELSVDLVPSSIHYAGTFTAQADGKAEGVSVQLTCYFADFSGELATAAEIEELRYIDSSDQPICSLAALVVLRWLKDQQRIR; encoded by the coding sequence GTGGGAAAAGTGATCGATAAACTGGCTTGGATTACCATCAAAGATGGTAAGTTTTTGGCGGTGCGCTCTCAGGGCAAAGAGCTGTTCTACTTGCCGGGTGGTAAACGGGAGTTGGGCGAAAGTGATGAGCAGGCGCTAGTACGTGAAATCAAAGAGGAGTTGTCCGTTGATTTAGTTCCGAGCTCTATTCATTATGCTGGTACTTTTACTGCCCAAGCAGATGGTAAGGCAGAGGGCGTGTCTGTTCAGTTAACTTGCTATTTTGCTGATTTCTCTGGTGAGCTTGCAACTGCAGCTGAAATTGAAGAACTGCGATACATTGATAGTAGTGACCAGCCAATATGCTCTCTTGCTGCGTTAGTCGTTTTACGATGGTTAAAGGACCAACAACGGATTCGCTAA
- a CDS encoding acyl-CoA dehydrogenase family protein codes for MDFELSEDQLAFAEAAKQFAEQMLAPNAAQWDEEAIFPKEILRQAGELGFLSIYTPEDHGGMGLSRLDAAIIFEQLAMGCTATTAFMTIHNMATWMITSFAKTEVAAQFSEQLVSGEQLASYCLTEPNAGSDAASLTTSAQRQGDEFVLNGSKVFISGAGDTDVLVVMARSCGEGANGISAFIVPANSEGISYGKKEAKMGWNCQPTRMISFENVRIPADYLLGEEGEGFKFAMLGLDGGRINIATCSVGTAQQALNEAKQYMTERKQFGRTLAHFQALQFKLADMATDLVAARQMVRLAAAKLDAGHSEKTAYCAMAKRFATDVGFQVCDQALQIHGGYGYIKEYPVERHFRDVRVHQILEGTNEIMRLIIARRMLAEGVELV; via the coding sequence ATGGATTTTGAGTTAAGTGAAGATCAATTAGCATTTGCTGAGGCAGCCAAACAATTTGCAGAACAAATGCTTGCACCCAATGCCGCACAATGGGATGAAGAAGCGATTTTTCCTAAAGAGATACTTCGTCAGGCCGGAGAACTTGGCTTTCTAAGCATTTATACACCAGAAGATCATGGTGGCATGGGGTTATCGCGACTAGACGCTGCGATAATCTTTGAGCAGCTTGCGATGGGATGTACTGCAACCACCGCATTTATGACCATTCATAATATGGCGACATGGATGATCACCTCTTTTGCAAAAACCGAAGTTGCTGCTCAATTTAGTGAGCAACTCGTCTCCGGTGAACAACTTGCGTCTTACTGTCTAACAGAACCCAATGCTGGCTCAGATGCGGCATCGCTAACCACAAGTGCACAGCGGCAAGGGGACGAGTTTGTCTTAAATGGTTCAAAAGTCTTTATTTCTGGAGCTGGAGACACTGACGTACTGGTGGTGATGGCACGCTCTTGTGGTGAAGGTGCCAATGGTATTTCTGCGTTTATTGTACCTGCCAATAGTGAAGGGATCAGCTACGGTAAGAAAGAGGCGAAAATGGGTTGGAACTGTCAACCAACGAGAATGATTAGCTTTGAGAATGTCAGAATTCCAGCCGACTATTTACTCGGCGAAGAGGGTGAGGGCTTTAAGTTTGCCATGCTCGGGTTGGACGGTGGGCGAATTAACATTGCTACCTGTTCGGTAGGTACCGCTCAGCAAGCTCTTAACGAAGCCAAGCAATACATGACTGAACGCAAGCAGTTCGGTCGCACCTTAGCTCATTTTCAAGCGTTACAGTTTAAGTTGGCTGACATGGCAACGGATCTGGTTGCTGCAAGGCAAATGGTCAGGCTTGCTGCTGCAAAACTTGATGCGGGTCATTCTGAGAAAACGGCCTACTGTGCAATGGCAAAACGATTTGCCACCGACGTCGGTTTTCAAGTTTGCGACCAAGCGCTGCAAATACATGGCGGTTATGGCTACATTAAAGAGTATCCGGTTGAGAGGCACTTTAGGGATGTGCGCGTCCATCAAATATTAGAAGGAACCAATGAAATCATGCGGCTAATCATCGCTAGGCGCATGCTGGCAGAAGGCGTTGAGTTGGTTTAG
- a CDS encoding MerR family transcriptional regulator: MNTFKISELAKEFDITTRSIRFYEDLGLITPDRKGSTRIYNGRDRIRLKLILRGKRLGFSLADIKELFELYDTDQSTEQLHYMIRLIEDKKATLQQQANDINAVMMELNAAKLRCENTLKSMKGDSVI, from the coding sequence ATGAATACATTTAAAATCAGTGAACTTGCTAAAGAGTTTGATATTACTACTCGTAGTATTCGCTTTTATGAAGACTTAGGGCTAATCACCCCTGACCGTAAAGGCAGTACACGTATCTATAACGGTCGTGACCGAATCAGACTAAAACTGATACTGCGCGGGAAGCGCTTAGGCTTTTCCCTCGCAGACATCAAAGAGTTGTTTGAGCTTTACGATACCGATCAAAGCACAGAGCAGTTGCACTACATGATTCGGCTTATCGAAGACAAAAAGGCAACATTGCAGCAGCAAGCTAATGATATCAATGCGGTAATGATGGAACTTAATGCGGCCAAGTTGCGATGTGAAAATACACTTAAATCGATGAAAGGTGATAGCGTCATCTAA